The window AGCTGTGCTCGGTGGACAAGGCCAACGTCCTGGCGTCCAGCCAGCTGTGGCGCGAGGTGGTCGAGGAAGTCGCCAAGGACTACCCGGACGTCGAGCTGTCGCACATGTACGTCGACAACGCCGCCATGCAACTGGTCCGCGCGCCCAAGCAGTTCGACGTGATGGTCACCGACAACATGTTCGGCGACATCCTGTCGGATGAGGCTTCCATGCTCACCGGCTCCATCGGCATGCTGCCTTCTGCGTCGCTGGATTCGAACAACAAGGGCATGTACGAACCGTGCCACGGTTCCGCGCCGGATATCGCCGGGCAGGGTATTGCCAACCCGCTGGCGACCATCCTCTCGGTCTCGATGATGCTGCGTTACACCTTCAACGAAGGCGCCGCCGCTGACGCCATCGAGAAGGCCGTGAGCCTGGTGCTCGACCAGGGCCTGCGCACTGGCGACATCTGGTCCGAAGGCTGCAAGAAGGTCGGCACCCGCGAAATGGGCGATGCGGTAGTCGCCGCGCTGCGGAATCTGTAATCTCTCCGGCTCGCTCGCTCCCGGCCCCTTGTTGGAATGCGGGAGCGACGGCCCTCTAAATATATGAAGGTGTAGTAGCGATGAAGCGTGTAGGTCTGATCGGTTGGCGTGGCATGGTCGGTTCGGTGCTCATGCAGCGGATGCTGGAAGAGCGGGACTTCGACCTGATCGAGCCGGTGTTCTTCACCACCTCCAATGTGGGTGGCGAAGGTCCGTCCATTGGCAAGGACATTGCCCCCCTGAAAGACGCCTACAGCATCGAGGAACTGAAAACCCTCGACGTCATCCTGACCTGCCAGGGCGGCGACTACACCAACGAAGTCTTCCCCAAGCTGCGCGAAGCCGGCTGGCAGGGCTACTGGATCGACGCCGCCTCCAGCCTGCGCATGCAGGATGACGCGGTCATCGTCCTCGACCCGGTAAACCGCAAGGTCATCGACCAGTCGCTGGATGCCGGCACCAAGAACTACATCGGCGGCAACTGCACCGTCAGCCTGATGCTGATGGCCCTGGGCGGCCTGTTCGAAGCCGGTCTGGTTGAGTGGATGTCTGCCATGACCTACCAGGCGGCCTCCGGCGCCGGCGCGCAGAACATGCGCGAGCTGATCAAGCAGATGGGCGCCATCAACGCCTCCGTCGCCGATGACCTGGCCAATCCGTCCAGCGCCATCCTCGACATCGACCGCAAGGTCGCCGAGGCCATCCGCAGCGACGCCATGCCGACCGAGAACTTCGGTGTCCCGCTGGCCGGCAGCCTGATCCCGTGGATCGACAAGGAACTGCCCAACGGCCAGAGCCGCGAAGAGTGGAAAGGCCAGGCGGAGACCAACAAGATCCTCGGCCGTTTCAAGAGCCCGATCCCGGTGGATGGCATCTGTGTGCGCATCGGCGCCATGCGCTGCCACAGCCAGGCGCTGACCATCAAGCTGAACAAGGATGTGCCGATGGCCGACATCGAAGGTCTGATCAGCCAGCACAACCCCTGGGTCAAGCTGGTTCCCAATCAGCGCGACATCAGCATGCGCGAACTGACTCCGGCAGCCGTCACCGGCACCCTGAGCGTTCCGGTCGGTCGTCTGCGCAAGCTCAACATGGGCTCGCAGTACCTGGGCGCCTTCACCGTCGGCGACCAACTGCTTTGGGGCGCCGCCGAGCCGCTGCGTCGCATGCTGCGCATTCTGCTCGAGCGT of the Pseudomonas sp. PSE14 genome contains:
- the asd gene encoding aspartate-semialdehyde dehydrogenase, whose amino-acid sequence is MKRVGLIGWRGMVGSVLMQRMLEERDFDLIEPVFFTTSNVGGEGPSIGKDIAPLKDAYSIEELKTLDVILTCQGGDYTNEVFPKLREAGWQGYWIDAASSLRMQDDAVIVLDPVNRKVIDQSLDAGTKNYIGGNCTVSLMLMALGGLFEAGLVEWMSAMTYQAASGAGAQNMRELIKQMGAINASVADDLANPSSAILDIDRKVAEAIRSDAMPTENFGVPLAGSLIPWIDKELPNGQSREEWKGQAETNKILGRFKSPIPVDGICVRIGAMRCHSQALTIKLNKDVPMADIEGLISQHNPWVKLVPNQRDISMRELTPAAVTGTLSVPVGRLRKLNMGSQYLGAFTVGDQLLWGAAEPLRRMLRILLER